The window CGCACATGTGCAGCAGGTTCATGATCGAGCGGTACGACATGTCGTTGTGATACCAGTGGTTGATCGCGGCGCCCATGATGACCATGGACTTGCCCTTGGTCTTCGCGGCGTTGTCGGCGAACTCGCGGCCGGTGCGGATCAGGTCGGCGCGCTTGACTCCGGTGACCTTCTCCGCCCAAGCCGGCGTGTACGCGACGCTCGCGTCGTCGTAGGACGTGGCGACGTTGCCGCCGCCCAGGCCGCGGTCGATGCCGTACTGCGCGACCTGGAGGTCGAACACCGTGGCGACCAGCGCTTCCTGACCGTTGGCGAGTTTTACCTTGCGCACCGGCACGTTGCGATAGAGCAGGCCCGGTTCGCCCTGGTTGAAGTGCGGGAAACCGACCGAGGCAACGGCGTTCTTGTCGTCGATGCAGGACAGTTGTGCCCGGATCTCGGCTTGGTTGGCGGCGTTCTTCGGCAGCGTATTCCACTTGCCGTCCTCGCCCCAGCGGAAGCCGACGCTGCCGTTGGGCGCGACGAAGGCCTTGCTGATTTCATCGTAGACGATGGTCTTCCAGTCGGGATTGTTGCTCTCGCCGAGCGCGCCGTCGAAGTCGGAGGCGCGCAGCAGGCGGTCGCTGGCGTAGCCGTCGCCGTGGGGGCGCAGCATTACCTGCATCGGCAAATCGGTATAGGTGCGCGCGTACTCGGTGAAGTAAGGATCCTGCCTGGCGATGTGGAATTCCTTGAGCGCCACGTGACCCATGGCCAGGAAGGCCGCGGAGTCGGTGCCCTGCTTGACCGGCATCCAGAGGTCGGCAAACTTCACGTACTCGGCGTAGTCGGGCGCCATCGACACAACCTTGGCGCCCTTGTAGCGCACCTCGGTGGCGAAGTGGGCGTCCGGCGTGCGCGTCATCGGCAGGTTGGCCCCGCAGATGATCAGGTAGGTCGAGTTGTACCAGTCGGCGGCCTCCGGCACGTCGGTCTGCTCGCCCCAGGTCTGCGGGCTCGCCGCCGGCAGGTCGCAATACCAGTCGTAGAAGGAGCCGCAGGCGCCGCCGATCAGGGAGAGATACCGGCTGCCGGCGGCGTAGGAGATCATCGACATCGCCGGGATCGGCGAGAAGCCGTAGATGCGGTCCGGGCCATGCTTACGGATGGTGTGGATGTTGGCGGCGGCGATGATCTCGGTGACCTCGTCCCAGTTGGTGCGGACAAAGCCGCCGAGGCCGCGCACGGCGGTGTACTTGAGGCGCTTGGCCGGGTCGTCCTGAATCGCCTCCCAGGCCTCGACCGGATCCTTGCCGGCCTTGCGTTCGGCGCGGTAGAGATCGAGCAGGCGGCCGCGGATCAGCGGATGCTTGATGCGATGCGGGCTGTAGAGATACCAGGAGAACGACGCGCCGCGCTGGCAGCCGCGCGGCTCATGGTTCGGCAGGTCCTCGCGGGTGCGGGGGTAGTCGGTCTGCTGCATCTCGAACGCCACCAGGCCGCTCTTGACGAAGATCTTCCACGAGCAGCCGCCCGTGCAGTTCACGCCGTGCGTGGAGCGCACCACCTTGTCGTGGCGCCAACGGTTGCGGTATGCGTCTTCCCAGTTGCGGTCCTCGTTGGTGACGATGCCGTGGTCACCCGAGAACGTTCCCTTGATGCGGTCGAAGAATTTCAGTCGGTCGAGAAAATGACTCATTGCTAGCTCCTATCGAATCGTGGCGGAAGGACGGCGGCCCTCCCGGATGCGGCCGGTTCGGCACATGGCTCAGGGATTCCTGATATAGGCGTTGGCACGCAGATAGAACCACCAGTTGACAACCACGCATACGGCATAGAACGCGGCGAATCCGTACATCGCGTATTCGGGCGTTCCGGCCTTGATCTGGTCGCCGATCACCACCGGCGCGATGAAGGATCCGTAGGCGGCCACGGCCGAGGTCCAGCCGAGCACCGGGCCGGCCTGCTCGCGGTCGAAGATGACGCCGACGGTGCGGAAGGTCGAGCCGTTGCCGATGCCGGAGGCGGCGAACAGCAGCACGAACAACGCCATGAACATGAAGAAATACTGCTCCGGCGTCTGCGAATGGTAGGCGAGGAGCATGACGTAGCCGGCGGCGGCCGAGGCCATGACCATGACAATGGAAATGATCTGGGTGACGATCGAGCCGCCCACCTTGTCGGAGATCCAGCCGCCGACCGGCCGGATCAGGGCGCCGACGAACGGCCCGATCCACGCATAGGTCAGCGCCGACGGCGCGTTCGGGTTCTTGGCGGTATGCAGCCACTGGCCGGTGGCCGGGTCGAGGACGTGCTGGACGCCGAAGATGACGTTGATCGACAGCGGCACGGCGTTCGAGAAGCCGATGAACGAGCCGAAGGTGACGACATAGAGCGCGGTCATCGACCAAGTGTGCTTGTTGTTGAATATCTTGAACTGGCGATCGAGGTTGGTGCGCATGTCACCGAAGGCGAACGCCCGCATCACCAGCAGCGTACCGACGATGATCAGCGGCATGGCCACCCACATGTTGAGCAGGCCGAGGCCGAACGGCTGCGGCATGTAGAGATACAAGCCGGCGGCGGCGACCACGAAGCCGAGGAAATAGAGCCAGATGATCTTGGTGAAGGCGGCGGCGGTGGAGCCGATCGACGGCGACAGCGGCAGCAGGTTGTTCATGCCGAAAAAGCCGAAGAAGGCCAGCGGCACCAGCAGCAGCAGCCAGACGAAGCCGCCGTTCTGGATGTAGGTGGCGGTGCCGGACGGGATCTTGCCGAGGATCCAGCCGGAATCCTTGACCAGCGTCATCGGCTCGCCGGCAAGCGCGCCGAACACGCCGGCGGTCATCACCAGCGGGATCAGTATCTGCATGGTCGTCACGCCGAAGTTGCCGAGGCCGGCGTTGATGCCGAGCGCCGTGCCCTGCAGGCGCTTGGGGAAGAAACCGCTGATGTTCGACATCGAGCAGGCGAAATTGCCGCCGCCGATGCCCGACAGCAGCGCGCACAGCTGGAACACCCAGAGCGGCGAATTCTTGTCCTGCAAGGCGATGCCGGTCAGAACGGCCGGCGCCATCAGCAGCGCCGTGGTCAGGAACACGGTGTTGCGGCCGCCGGCGATGCGGATGAAGAAGGTCGCCGGGATGCGCAGCGTCGCGCCGGACAGGCCGGCGATCGCGGCGAGGGTGAACAGCTGCTTCTGATCGAACGGAAAGCCCAGGTTCTGCATCTGCACCGTGATGATGCCCCACATCAGCCACACGGCGAAGCCGCACAGCAGGCTGGGCACGGAAATCCACAGATTGCGGTAGGCGATGCCCTTGCCGGTGGATTCCCAAAAGGCGTTGTCCTCCGGGCGCCAATCGGCGATATCCCGACCCGAGGTCGGCGCGACGGCCTGCGATGATGAGCTCATGAGCGTTGTCTCCTTTGAGGGTTATTCGAGTATGTCGGCGAGGTGCTTGCGGCGGCGGCTCATCAAATCCATCTTGCGGACCTCGGTCCAGTACATCCAGATCAACGAAACCCAGACGACGCCGTACATCAGCATGAAGCAGCTGGAGCGGATGCCGGTGAGATCGACCAGGGCGCCGAACATGATGGGCAGCAGGAAGCCGCCCATGCCGCCGGCCAGGCCGACGATGCCGGAAATGACGCCGATGTTCTTCGGATAGTCGTCCGAGATGTACTTGAAGACGGAGGCCTTGCCGACCGCCCAGGCCACGCCCATGACGAACATCAGCGCGGTGAACATCCAGACGTTGAGGCCGAGGCTGTAGGTCCGCAGGCCGGCGACGGTCTTGATGGTCAATTCGGTCTGCGGATAGGACAGGGCGAACAGGCATATCCAGGAGACCCATAGCACCCACCAGGTGACCGAGTGGGCGCCCCACTTGTCCGACATCCAGCCGCCAATGGCGCGCAGCACGCCGCCCGGCAGCGAGAAACAGGCGGCGAGGAAGGCGGCGTCCTTGATGTCGAAGTCGTATTCGGTAACATAGTATTTGGTCATCCACAGCGACAGCGCGACGTATCCGCCGAAGACGATGGAGTAGTACTGGCAGTACCTCCACACCTTGGGATCCTTGAGCGCGGCGAGCTGCTCGGCCACGGTGACGCTGTGGCCCGCCTTGTGCGCGGGATCGTCGTAGGTGAACAGCCAGAACAAAACCACGGTGCCGAGCATGATGGCGGCGTACACCTGGGGCACGAACTGCCAGCCGTAGGCCAGCACCAGCGCCGGCGCCACCAGCTTGGTCACCGCGGCGCCCGAGTTGCCGGCGCCGAAGATGCCCATCGCCGTGCCCTGCTGGCTCTTGGGGAACCAGCGAGCGCTGTAGGCGATGCCGACGGTGAAGGAGCCGCCGGCCACGCCGACGAACAGGCCGGTCACCAGGTAGTGCCAGAACTCGGTACCGTAGGAGATCAGGTAGATGGGCACGATGGTCGAGGCCATCAGCACGGCGAAGACGATGCGGCCGCCGTGCTTGTCGGTCATCATGCCCAGCGGCAGGCGGATCAGCGAACCGGTCAGCACCGGCATCGCCACCAACAGGCCGAACTGGGTCTCGTTGAGATCGAGCGTCTTCTTGATCGGGATGCCGATCACCGCGAACATCATCCAGACCATGAAGCACACCGTGAACGCCAGCGTGCTCATGATCACCACCGACCACGCCTTGCGTTTGTACGCCACCGAAGTCATATCGCCCCCATCGATTAGCCATCCGGCAGGGAAGAAATGCCGGCGACGCCATACTAGGGATTGGCAGCGCAAGGGGAAATCCGCCGGGGGTGTTAGGCCGGCGTTTCAGAAGGGGGAGTGCCGACCTGGCTATCCGGCGCAGATCACCAGTCGTCCTCGGCCGAAAGAACTAGTTCTTCTGGACTAGAGCGTGCTCGACGGCATAGACGGCGGCCTGAACTCGGCTGGCGAAGCCGAGCTTCTTCAGGATGCCCTGGATATGGATCTTGACCGTGCTCTCCGCGACATCCAGGGCGCGGGCGATCTCCTTGTTGCTGGCGCCCTTGACCAGAAAGGCCAGAATCTCCCTCTCGCGCGGCGTCAGCTTGTCCGGCGAAGCCTCGGCGGCCGCCGCCGGCCGGCCGGCATCGCGCAGGTTCTGCGTCAGGCGCGTCGTCATCTGCGGCGACATCACCGCCTCGCCATCGGCAGCGTGCCTGATCGATTGCACCAAGTAATCGGCGTTGATGTTCTTGAGCAGATAGCCCGAGGCCCCGGCGCGCAGGCAATCGACGAGATCCTCTGTGTTCTCGGAGACCGTGAGCATGACGACGCGGGTCCGCGGCGCCTCCTCGACGATCAGCTGGACTGCCTCACGACCGGAAATGCCCGGCATGTTGAGGTCGAGCAGCACGAGGTCCGGCTTCAGCGACACCGCGCGCTTGGCGCCTTCCAGGCCGTCGCCGGCTTCGCCGACCACTTCGAAGTCGGGCTGGCGCGAAAGCAGTGCCTTGATGCCGCTGCGGAACAGCGTATGGTCGTCGACGAGTAGTATCCGGATCGGCATGATTCAAGTGCTAATGGGCAGCACGAGGGTAACACAGGCGCCCTGCCCGGCCGACGACTCCAGTTCGAAGCGGGCACCGATGCGCCGCGCCCGCTCGCGCATGATGCCGACGCCGACGTGGCTGCCGCCTTCCTCGGCGACGGTCGCGGGATCGAAGCCTCTGCCGTTGTCGCGGACTGTGATCGTGAATTCGTCGCCGCCGCGCATGGCAACCGACACCGCCGTCGCCTGCGCGTGCTTGCGGACGTTGGAGAGCGCCTCCTGGACGATATGAAGTATCTGGATCACGCTTACGGCATCGGGCGGCGGCATGTCGCCGATCCGTTCGAGCGAGGTGGCGATGCCGGTTTGCCCCTCGAACTTCTCCAACGCGCTGGCAATGGCCTCGTCGAGATCGGCGTCTTCGACGCGGATGCGGAAATGCACCAGCAGTTCGCGCACGTTGTCATAGCTCTCCTGAACGCCCTCCCTCATGCGGTCGAGCTCCTCGCGCGCCGCCGTCATCGCGCCGTCGCGCAGCGACGCGTCGAGCATCTGCGCCTGGATGTTGAGGAAAGCCAGCGACTGGGCGATGCTGTCATGCAGCTCCTGCGCCAACAGGTTGCGCTCCTCCGACACCGCCATTTCCTTCTCGCGAACGGCCAGGCGCTGGTTCTCGATGGCGACGCCAAGATGCTGGCCGACCGTTTCCAGAAGCTGTACCTCGTCGCCGCTCAGGTGGCGCGGCTGGCCGAAGAACAGATTGAAGACGCCGAACACCTGGTTCTTCGACTTGATCGGAACCGCCACCATCATCGACGCGCCTATCCGCTCGCAGTTCGCCGGCAGGCCTTCCCCGCCGGACAGGCATTGCGTTATCGGCCCGCCGCCCTGCGCCGTGCAGCCGCACAGGCAGGTGCCGATCGGCAGATGCGCCTCGGCATCGAGAAACTCCGGCGACAGCCCCGTCGAGGCAACGATTTCCAGGGTCGATGCCTTGCCGTCGATCAATCGTATCGCGCCGCTGTCGGCCGACAGCAGCGCGCGCAGCTTTTCCAGTACCCCATGCGCCAGCGTTTCGATGCCCGCCGGCTTGGCGAGGAAGGCGGCGATTTCGTAGAGAGCGGCCAGTTCGCGGTTCTTCACTTCGATATCGCGCGTCTTGTCGGCAACGCGCTGTTCGAGCGTGCTGTAGAGGTCGCGCAAGTGATCGGCCATGCGGTTGAATCCGGCCGCCAGCTCGCCGATCTCGTCGCCGGACTCGACCGGCACGCGCACGCCGAAGTCGTCCGCGGCCATGCTGTCCATGCCGAGCTTGAGCGTTTCGACCGGCTGGATCACCACGAGGCGGAACAGCAGGATCAGGAACAGCGTGCCGACCAGGGCGAAGCCGACCAGCGCGTTCTGGATCAGCCAGGTCAGATTTGTGTAGCGGGCGTTGGTCCTCTCGACGATAAGCACCAGCGCATTGATCTTCGGCACGAAGTCGCGAACTCCCTCCGCCAGATCGTCGAGACGCTGATGCGCCTCGACGCCGTCGGCCGCCGCCATTGCCCGACCGATCAGCGGCAGCAGGCGGCGGCGCCAGTCCTGGCGCAGGCCGGCCAGCGCCTGGCGAATTTCCTCGGTCCGGGGCAGGAACAGCGGCCTTTCCGGATCGCCCTCGTCCAGCAGCAGGAGCGCGGAGTGGAACAGTTCGACCGCGTCGCCGACTTCGGCGAGCCAGGGCGCGCGGTCCGGCGCCTCGGCGGCCCGCTCGAGCAGATAGGCGATGCGATAGGTGCGCATGCGCTGGGCGCCGGCCTCGTTGATGGCCGCGGCGCCGCCTTCGAGTTGCCGGCTGACGTAGAGCGTCAGAATGATCATGGTCAAAGCGACCAGAAAGAACAGCAGCAAAATGGTGTTGATCTTGCTGCCCAACTTGACGGGCAGGCGGGAAAGCATGGGCATGGCTATCCTTGGAATAACACGGACGACGCCGCTCGTTTCGGGGCAGCAAACGGCAGGGCGCATGCGGGCGCCTGTGCCATAATTTTCCCGTGCGACGGGAGCGGGTATTCTGTCGCTCCATTCTGGCACACTTCCCCGACTCCCCATGACCTCCGCCGCCCTGTTCTCCGCCGCATTCCTCCTCGCCCTGACGACCAGCGCGTCGCTGCGCGCCTGGCTGACCCTGCGCCAGATGCGTTACGTGGCGGCCCGCCGCGACGCCGTGCCCGCGGAGTTTGCCGCGCGCATCGCGCCGGACGACCACCGGAAGGCCGCCGACTACACCGCGGCGAAAGGCCGGCTGTCGCTGGCCGCCCTCGCGGCCGAGACAGCGCTGCTGCCGCTCCTCACCTTCGGCGGGCTGCTGCGATGGCTCGACGGCTTCTGGCTCGGCCTGTTCGACGGACGCGGCCTCGCCCACGGCCTCGCCCTCTTCGCCAGCGTCGGCGCCATCGGCTTTTTCGTCGACCTGCCCTTCGCGCTCTTCCGCACCTTCGTCATCGAGGCGCGCTTCGGCTTCAACAAGACGACGCCGTCGCTCTACGCCGCCGACCTCGCGAAGCAACTGCTCCTGACGATCCTCATCGGCGGGCCGCTGCTCGCGACAGTCCTCTGGCTGATGGACGCGATGGGCGAGCGCTGGTGGCTCTGGGTCTGGGCGACCTGGCTCGGCTTCAACCTCCTCGCGCTGCTGCTCTACCCGACGCTGATCGCGCCGATGTTCAACAAGTTCCATCCGCTGCCCGAGGGCGAGCTCAAGACGCGCATCGAGGCGCTGCTCGATCGCTGCGGCTTCACGGCCTCCGGGCTCTTCGTAATGGACGGCTCGAAGCGCAGCGGCCATGGCAACGCCTACTTCACCGGCCTGGGCCGCGCGAAGCGCATCGTCTTCTTCGACACGCTGATCGGGAAGCTCGCCCCGCCCGAGGTCGAGGCCGTG is drawn from Candidatus Nitricoxidivorans perseverans and contains these coding sequences:
- a CDS encoding antiporter; this encodes MSSSSQAVAPTSGRDIADWRPEDNAFWESTGKGIAYRNLWISVPSLLCGFAVWLMWGIITVQMQNLGFPFDQKQLFTLAAIAGLSGATLRIPATFFIRIAGGRNTVFLTTALLMAPAVLTGIALQDKNSPLWVFQLCALLSGIGGGNFACSMSNISGFFPKRLQGTALGINAGLGNFGVTTMQILIPLVMTAGVFGALAGEPMTLVKDSGWILGKIPSGTATYIQNGGFVWLLLLVPLAFFGFFGMNNLLPLSPSIGSTAAAFTKIIWLYFLGFVVAAAGLYLYMPQPFGLGLLNMWVAMPLIIVGTLLVMRAFAFGDMRTNLDRQFKIFNNKHTWSMTALYVVTFGSFIGFSNAVPLSINVIFGVQHVLDPATGQWLHTAKNPNAPSALTYAWIGPFVGALIRPVGGWISDKVGGSIVTQIISIVMVMASAAAGYVMLLAYHSQTPEQYFFMFMALFVLLFAASGIGNGSTFRTVGVIFDREQAGPVLGWTSAVAAYGSFIAPVVIGDQIKAGTPEYAMYGFAAFYAVCVVVNWWFYLRANAYIRNP
- a CDS encoding NarK/NasA family nitrate transporter; this encodes MAYKRKAWSVVIMSTLAFTVCFMVWMMFAVIGIPIKKTLDLNETQFGLLVAMPVLTGSLIRLPLGMMTDKHGGRIVFAVLMASTIVPIYLISYGTEFWHYLVTGLFVGVAGGSFTVGIAYSARWFPKSQQGTAMGIFGAGNSGAAVTKLVAPALVLAYGWQFVPQVYAAIMLGTVVLFWLFTYDDPAHKAGHSVTVAEQLAALKDPKVWRYCQYYSIVFGGYVALSLWMTKYYVTEYDFDIKDAAFLAACFSLPGGVLRAIGGWMSDKWGAHSVTWWVLWVSWICLFALSYPQTELTIKTVAGLRTYSLGLNVWMFTALMFVMGVAWAVGKASVFKYISDDYPKNIGVISGIVGLAGGMGGFLLPIMFGALVDLTGIRSSCFMLMYGVVWVSLIWMYWTEVRKMDLMSRRRKHLADILE
- a CDS encoding response regulator; translated protein: MPIRILLVDDHTLFRSGIKALLSRQPDFEVVGEAGDGLEGAKRAVSLKPDLVLLDLNMPGISGREAVQLIVEEAPRTRVVMLTVSENTEDLVDCLRAGASGYLLKNINADYLVQSIRHAADGEAVMSPQMTTRLTQNLRDAGRPAAAAEASPDKLTPREREILAFLVKGASNKEIARALDVAESTVKIHIQGILKKLGFASRVQAAVYAVEHALVQKN
- a CDS encoding type IV pili methyl-accepting chemotaxis transducer N-terminal domain-containing protein is translated as MLSRLPVKLGSKINTILLLFFLVALTMIILTLYVSRQLEGGAAAINEAGAQRMRTYRIAYLLERAAEAPDRAPWLAEVGDAVELFHSALLLLDEGDPERPLFLPRTEEIRQALAGLRQDWRRRLLPLIGRAMAAADGVEAHQRLDDLAEGVRDFVPKINALVLIVERTNARYTNLTWLIQNALVGFALVGTLFLILLFRLVVIQPVETLKLGMDSMAADDFGVRVPVESGDEIGELAAGFNRMADHLRDLYSTLEQRVADKTRDIEVKNRELAALYEIAAFLAKPAGIETLAHGVLEKLRALLSADSGAIRLIDGKASTLEIVASTGLSPEFLDAEAHLPIGTCLCGCTAQGGGPITQCLSGGEGLPANCERIGASMMVAVPIKSKNQVFGVFNLFFGQPRHLSGDEVQLLETVGQHLGVAIENQRLAVREKEMAVSEERNLLAQELHDSIAQSLAFLNIQAQMLDASLRDGAMTAAREELDRMREGVQESYDNVRELLVHFRIRVEDADLDEAIASALEKFEGQTGIATSLERIGDMPPPDAVSVIQILHIVQEALSNVRKHAQATAVSVAMRGGDEFTITVRDNGRGFDPATVAEEGGSHVGVGIMRERARRIGARFELESSAGQGACVTLVLPIST
- a CDS encoding M48 family metallopeptidase → MTSAALFSAAFLLALTTSASLRAWLTLRQMRYVAARRDAVPAEFAARIAPDDHRKAADYTAAKGRLSLAALAAETALLPLLTFGGLLRWLDGFWLGLFDGRGLAHGLALFASVGAIGFFVDLPFALFRTFVIEARFGFNKTTPSLYAADLAKQLLLTILIGGPLLATVLWLMDAMGERWWLWVWATWLGFNLLALLLYPTLIAPMFNKFHPLPEGELKTRIEALLDRCGFTASGLFVMDGSKRSGHGNAYFTGLGRAKRIVFFDTLIGKLAPPEVEAVLAHELGHFRHRHVVKRIALMAAVSLVLLALLGALIDRPWFYEGLNTGPGSTAMALILFSLALPVFAFPFAPLMSGLSRRHEFEADAYAAEHADASDLVSALVGLYRNNAATLTPDPLHSMFYDSHPPASLRIARLKGASA